In Chlamydiales bacterium, the DNA window TGATGCTAATGCCTATCGCCGGGATAGACGTAAAGATGCTTTACTCCAGCAGAATGGTTACTTGGTTCTACGATTTTTGAGTGAAGATGTCGGTAAGCATCTAGATGATGTTTTGGATTCAATTCTTCGAGCCTTGACACATCAAAGTGCACTTCTAGAAGGTAAAATTTGAATCTGTTTGTGAGATAAAATATGGGAAGGTATTATATGAAAGTTCTAGGAGGTTTAGTTATGACAAATGAAGCAGATCTCCTAAAACAACAAAAAACAACCAAACGATGGATTTGGATAATGACGTTGTTTTATGCGATTCCTTTTCCATTTCTCTTATATGCTTCTCTATTTTCAGTAGCGATTCTCAATCCTTCTGGCATAAAATTTCTTCAATGGACCTTTATCCTCCTTTGCCTTTCAATCCCTCTTTCAATTCCCCTTTCAATTTTTTTTATGTGGCATCAATATTTTCAGAAAAAATATTCGCAAGCTTGTTTCTACTTCGTGTTGCCAATTATAATAGCCGTCACTAGCTATTTTTTAATCGAGTTTGTGGGGTTATTTCTGACGTCTTAGCTTTTTACGCAAATTTTACGCAATCGGTGGGAAAAAGCTACAATAAAATAGCGTAATTGAGCACAATTGGCACTTTAAAAAACCGCTAATTTCACTGTGCCTATGTACTCTCTTTTACGCTCCTTTACGGAAGATCAACCGACTCATAACCCGCTGGTCCCTGGTTCAAGTCCAGCTTGCCCCACTTTTCTTAAATCTTTTTTAGAGTATGCCAAGAGACGATTCGACTCGCGAATCACTTCCATCCGATGGGGCTACTCCACTGATGCAAAGGGTACCAAAAGAATTTCAAGAGTACTGCTTAGATCGCTTTTTAGCAGCTATTCGTAATTTAAGAAAAGACAACAACTAATATCCAATAACTCCGAGCTAGTATTCTTATTTTTCCACTAGCATTTTGACCAAAAATTCTCTACCATACTACGTAATAATGATGGAGTTTAAAAAAAGCATGTCAAAGGAAAAAAAAGAATCAAGTACTTTGTCACCCAACAAGAAATTAATCCCAGAAGGTTATAAAAAATTACTTGATAATCTCAAAACACGCATTCGTTCTGCTCAAATAAAAGCCGCTATAAAGGTCAATGAAGAACTTATTAAACTTTATTGGGAAATTGGCCAAGAAATTACCGAACGTCAAGATAAACAGGGCTGGGGGACTCAAGTTATCGAGCATTTGGCTAAAGATCTACAGAATTCTTTTCCTGGAGTAGGTGGTTTCTCTCGAACTAATGTCTTTAGAATGAGAGCTTTCTATCTTGCCTATCAAAAAGTCCCACAAGCTGTGGGACAATTAAATGATCTTCCTGTTTTTCGTATCCCTTGGGGCCATAATGCAGTTATTATTGAGAAACTTGTCTCTACAGAACAAAGGTTATGGTACGCAGAACAAACCCTGATTAATGGATGGAGCCGAAGCTCTCTAGAGGACTGGATTAAATCTGATCTTATTAATCGACAAGGTAAAGCTATTACAAATTTTGCTGAAAAGTTACCGTTGCCCCAGTCCCACTTAGCCCATGAAACATTAAAAGACCCGTATAACTTTGAATTTTTGACTCTAGCTGATGGATATAGAGAACAGGAACTAGAAAAGGGATTATTGAAACATATTCAAAAATTTCTCATTGAACTTGGCCAAGGCTTTGCTTTTATTGGAAGTCAATATCCCCTTGAAGTCGGGGGTAAAGATTATTATCTTGATTTGCTTTTCTATCACATTTCTCTTCGTTGTTTTATTGTCATAGAGCTCAAAAACACCGATTTTAAACCCGAATATGCAGGTAAAATGAATTTTTACTTATCAGCAGTCGACGATCGATTAAAGC includes these proteins:
- a CDS encoding PDDEXK nuclease domain-containing protein; protein product: MSKEKKESSTLSPNKKLIPEGYKKLLDNLKTRIRSAQIKAAIKVNEELIKLYWEIGQEITERQDKQGWGTQVIEHLAKDLQNSFPGVGGFSRTNVFRMRAFYLAYQKVPQAVGQLNDLPVFRIPWGHNAVIIEKLVSTEQRLWYAEQTLINGWSRSSLEDWIKSDLINRQGKAITNFAEKLPLPQSHLAHETLKDPYNFEFLTLADGYREQELEKGLLKHIQKFLIELGQGFAFIGSQYPLEVGGKDYYLDLLFYHISLRCFIVIELKNTDFKPEYAGKMNFYLSAVDDRLKHPTDNPSIGMILCKTKNNFTVEYALRDIHKPMGVAGYETKIMESLPQDLRGSLPTVEEFEAELTNE